aaagcaagagtcagtcacttaactgactgagccactcaggtgcccctacacatcCTTTTCTAGGCACAtagctgatatttaaaaattgtcatccaggggcgcctgggtggctcagttggttaaatgtccgacttaggctcaggccatgatctcactgctcgtgagttcgagccccgcgttgagctctgccGACGGCTCGCGAGGCTCCGAGCCTGgggcctggttcagattctgtctccatctctctgcctctccccactcgtaccctgtctctgtctctcggtctctctcaaatataaataagcattacaaaagTTGTCCTCTCCAAATATTTTGGTAACATCTCTCAGATAAATGCTTCGTTTTCCCTGTATTCTTATACTTTCCATACCAAAACCGTTCCATGGGTTTCttctttgtgcatttgtttttattttaccgaTCTTCACAGCGTCACCCAGGGCCCTCACGTGGACTGGCAGGGGTGCCCTGTCCTTGTAAGAGCACACCTGTGTGACCGCCTGGCTGGAGGGGGCGGTGCGGCTCTGGCACCATCCTGGCCACCAGCCCACTGGGCACACGCCTTACggcaggcagggggagggcgGTGTCCTGCACTTCTAATTCTCCGAGTCACTTACAGTAGAACAGAACTATAAACCATGATCCACAGAGCTAATTAAGTAGAAATCCTAGTGTGTAGGTACTGAAAAACTGGTTTTCTGTTTTACCTTTCCTCATACCAAAAGCTGATCGAGGTTGGGGATCTCAGTGTGCCCCACTGCCAGCATCCCGGCGTCGGCACCGCAGCTCTGCCTCGCCTCCCACACGCTCAGGCGCCATCCAGCCATTTCCACGCCAACTTGCGTACTCTAGCTGGCATCCTGTAGAAAACCCCGCCGCCCCGCTTGGCGCCCTGATCCCAGCCCTGGCTGTGCCTTCCTGGAGGATTCGGGAGGCCTTCGCAGACCACCCTTTCCCATTCCTTCCCTGACATGTACATACGTTGTCTCTCCCTCCTGGGATGTGAGCTCACACcccaggagggagagaaacagcaCTCTGATCACAGATATGTTCCAGGTGCCCACAGGGCTGCCCTCCAGGCACCAGCATAAGTTCTTGTGGGATGAGTGGATGTGTGAGCGGAAAGGGAACCCCTGTCCCCACATACAgatcagaggaagagagacaggaagacacctCCCAGGGTGCGGGGCAGAGGGCTCTCGGCCTCTCCTCTGAGCTGGCATCCGCTCCTCCCGGCCTGTGGGCTGTGCCACCTTGTTTGTTCATTACTGCAtgtggggcagggcggggggcggCTGGCAAGCATTGGTCTACACCTAGATGTGGAACTTCCAGGTGTGTTCATTCTGCCAGTGTGTTTTCTATTTACAGGACCTTAGAACTGCGGGCGGGGGCTTGCAGATCAGGGCCATCTTCTGGTTTGTTTTCCAGGTTACCTGTCCTGCTGCCGCTTCCTGGATGACAATCAGATCGTCACCAGCTCTGGGGACACCACCTGGTGAGCACCTGTGCGCCCTGCCTTCTCATACTGCTCACCTTAGACGTGTAGGAAATAAGACTCTTGGCATTAATCAGGCcatcttttattaatttgaagCGGCCGTGAGGTGTCAAACACAAATTCATGAGCGATGAGCAAATTCCTTGTACTCttgatagattttatttatttatttattattttttttttttaatttttttttcaacgttttttatttatttttgggacagagagagacagagtatgaacgggggaggggcagagagagagggagacacagaatcggaaacaggctccaggctccgagccatcagcccagagcctgacgcggggctcgaactcacggaccgcgagatcgtgacctggctgaagtcggacgcttaaccgactgcgccacccaggcgccccactcttgaTAGATTTTAAAGTTCAGAGTTTAATTTTGAACAACGAAGGACTGACTCATAGGCATCGCAGCTGTAGGTGACAtgcctgtttttctttcccctggcCACGCTCTGTCTGGGCAACTGTTGGCATCCCTTTGGGGAGCGGGTCCCCTCTGAGCGCCGTGTCACTGTGGACTTCTGAGCAGAACTGAGGAGGAGCAGGGCTTCCCATGTCAAGTGCACTGTCTCAGCCTGCCTCGGTTTGAGCTTCTACCTTACAGTTAGAAGCCCACTTAACCTCTAGAACATTAAATGATCAGATAGGAGTCATTTTAGACTTAAACCATCGTCAGGGGCTTTTCTGGGCTTTGTGGCACGATGTGGCGGCATGCCCTATGCCGGGTCCCGACTCCCCTATCCAGCTCGTCCTCTTTGTATAAATCGTATAGGTTCACAAAAGACTTATAATGTAGCCTGTCCATTTTCGGAAGAATTTCTTTattagaagatatttttttatttttttaatttaaaaaaaaaaattttttttttcaacgttttttatttatttttgggacagagagagacagagcatgaacgggggaggggcagagagagagggagacacagaatcggaaacaggctccaggctccgagccgtcagcccagagcccgacgcggggctcgaactcacggaccgcgagatcgtgacctggctaaagtcggacgcttaaccgactgcgccacccaggcgccccgaagatatttttttaaagctggagTCCTGGACGTGATTCCTTCCTTGCTGTAGTCCCTCCAGGCCCTAGcaaggaaccccccccccccccccccccccgccgcacaGTCAACGTGTAAATGGTATAACCGGATTTGcatctgagccagaaccaagCAGCTTTCGGTGCTGCTGCTTCCTGGGGCTTGAAACACAGAAGTGGCCCACGCTCCACCCGCAGCACAGTCGACGTCTCACCTTTGTACCCCTTACATAGCTGCTCATCAGACATCCACGGGACACCAAACTCAGGGACTCTCCCGTTTGTGTCTCCCGAGGAAGGCCGTGGGACCCGCGCCTTGCTCTGAGCCATTTGTTGACCTGGTGTCGTCTCCGTGTCTTAGCCCGTGGCACCCCGGAGGGCAGCGAGCTGGCTGCAGCAGATCTGTGCCCGTGTGGGGCACTGGCCAGGAGCCCCTGCTGCTCCTTGCAAGCCCACATGGGGCACAGGTCACTGGCTCCCCCTTTGTTGGTGTTTGAGTTGGTGTAGAGATAACAACTACTCCAAAGCCTGTGGCCACATTCTCGTCTGTGTTTTGTTTGGGTGCTTGGTTTCCCTTCCAAACAAAGCCACATTATGACATTTAGATTTGTCTTCAGTAAAAGCACAGAGGTTTACTGTGGTCCTGGGGTGGTTTGAAGGACAGTTTGTCACATGACTGCTTGTCTGACAAAGTGAGGTGACTGCATGTTTTGTGTTCCTGCTGCAGTGCTCTGTGGGACATCGAGACCGGCCAGCAGACGACCACGTTCACTGGACACACTGGGGATGTTATGAGCCTCTCTCTCGCTCCTGACACCAGACTGTTTGTCTCTGGTGCTTGTGATGCTTCAGCCAAACTCTGGGATGTGCGAGAAGGGATGTGCCGGCAAACTTTCACCGGCCACGAGTCTGACATCAATGCCATCTGTGTGAGTTGGGGGTTCAGCTGTGGGTTGGGGTCCTTTGCCAGCTGTTAGCGAGTTAGATTGCTTTCTGTATACCGTGGAACACACcattgagttttaaaatgttttcaggagtagatgttGTCTCCTCTGTGTAACTATAACCTAATTTACAAAAACTCCTGTAGAAAGCTTAGATGTGATGTGCTCTGTTGTCCTTGTGAGGCCGGCTGattctgtgctgactgttcatCTCACAGACATTGGCGATGGGCCTACAGTGTGCAGTCCCTGGGGCGAGCCAGCGATTGGTGTCCTGGGCTTCCCTCTAGTTGGGAAACAGACAAGGCAGTAGTTGACCCAGTCAGCACAGTCTCTTAGgagtggggggcggagggggggcagAGGCTGAACCTTGAGCAGGAACCTTACACGTTCAGCCTCCTCCCCATGGTTGGGGCGCAGCCAGCTGAAGGAGCCTTCCCGTTGCCACGTCACCCTGACGTGATGGGGGTTGCAGGAAGATGTGGAGGGCGGTATCTGGTTGGTCAGGGCTGGGCATTCCTCCCCCGCTTTTCCTCCACGAGGCTAGTCCAGCTGCTGGTGGTGCTCAGGGGTGACCACACTCTTCCTGCCCCCTTGGGAAACAGTTGATCATGAAAGGAAGGCTATTCTTTGGGGAAGACGGCCGCTGTGCCTGCCCCAGTACCGACGCCCTCCCTTCCGGATGCCCAGGCAGCTGCCGCTCTGCTTCCCTGTGTCCCCAGAGTCCGGCCCCTGCTGACCCTTTCCTCCTGTGCGGGCAGCAGCCCTGCTGTGGGCCGGTCCTGTTTCCACTACTTCTCTCTGTGCATTTGCCTACTCTCTcggcttgctttctctttctagttCTTTCCAAATGGCAATGCGTTTGCCACTGGCTCGGATGATGCTACCTGCAGGCTGTTCGACCTCCGTGCGGACCAGGAGCTCATGACTTACTCCCATGACAACATCATCTGTGGGATCACCTCGGTGTCCTTCTCCAAGAGTGGGCGCCTGCTCCTTGCAGGGTACGACGACTTCAACTGCAACGTGTGGGACGCGCTCAAGGCCGACAGGGCAGGTGGGTGCTTGCTGGGCCTCCTGGGCCTCCTGGGCCTCCTAGGCACTGAGGGCTCACCTTTGAGGATGGACCTGACTCCCAGAGGTTGGAATATTCAGGTTTGCGCACATGATGCTGGTAAGAAGCACAGGCTGTGCCCGAGTATATCTGCCTGCCCTGTGGTATGGCCGGCGGAAGGACAGGGGACAGGCCAGGGTGTCTGCGCTCAGGGTCTCCAGCACGTTGGCTTCCCTGGCACCAGATCTCCTTACATGCACTGTGTGGGGTGCATGGAGACCACCACGGTGGGCGGACAGCTGCTGGGTCTTCAAGGCCCTcaccttgctttctctctccaccgGCTGTACGTGGTGGAACCGTGTCATCTATGGGGCACAGGCTTGGGCAGGTCTAAAGTCTCAAGTTCACACATCAAAGGCAAGTGTGTGGCTGTAAAGGGCATTAAAACACAAGTTGTACAGGgttgcctgactggctcagtcagtagagagtgtgcctcttgatcttgcggttgtgagttcaagccccatgttgggtgtaaagattacctaaaaataaaatcttaaaaaaaaaaattaggaaataaaacataaattgtaCAAAAGGTGAGAAACATCCTGTATTAAACGTGGACAGTCAGGCAGCTGAATTGAATTGACATTTTCAGAATCTTTCAACCCAGTTAATCTTGGCAGGGGGAAGAAGGGAGCGTGACTTGGGGTCTTCTTGGGGGTGTCTTACCTTGACATCCCACTTTCTGATGGATCTTTACCCACCCTGGGCTGAAttcccctcctgctccccactccctcttGCATACCTCTTGCTCCCGCTGCCCCAACAGTTTTCTGGTCCTGGTGCCACAGCAGAGGACACTGTTCCATCCAGCTGAGTCTGTCTCTTTACTCAGCTGTGACACTAAGGAGTATAGGAAATGGACATGGATTCTCTGAAATTAGCCATCAGATTCTTCCGATCAGACGTGGAATGTTCTGGAtgataattaccttttttttttctaatttttttttttaatgtttctctttgagagagagagagacagagcacgagtgggggaggggcagagagggggggacatagaatcggaagcaggctccaggctccgagctgtcagcacagagcccgatgcggggctcgagtgcccaaactgtgagaccatgacctgaaccgaagttggagggttaactgagccacccaggtgcccctggctgaTGATATCTAAGCACAGGTGACTGAATGTCAACAGGAGGCTTGTCTCACTGTGGGGTCAGCATGGAGTCACTGTGTGACATCCCATTGGCCCCTCTTGCCTCAGTGTCCAGCTCTCTGTGTTTTGTGCCCAGTGCTAGGCTCCAGGGGTTACAAACAGATGAACAGCCCACAGGCTTACACTCTTGGGTTCTAATTGCCCTGAGATTGGAATGGTTGgctttttttattgtgatttagatttcttttctttctttctttttttttcttttttattatatttatttatttattttgagaggggatggggaggggcagagagagaatctcaagcaggctccatgctcagcgcacagcctgacctggggctgaaTGTCACGAacgtgatgagatcatgacctgagctgaaatcgagagttggacgttcaactgactgagccacccaggtccccctatatttcattttttatttaagctTCTTACCACAGTGAATACATTCAGGAGTTGGTGCCAAAGGTCCTAAGTTATtcactgtgtgtgtctgtacCTTTTTATTGTGTATGTTCCTTGTCATCATGGCTGTCTTAAAAACAGACTTCTTACCAGGGGCTCCAGTGCGTCTTTATTGTGTATGAATACTTCCCTGTGGCTGTAGGTGTGGTCCATGTTGTTTTTAAGAGAGGAGTATAGTGAGCTGTACTCGCCTTGGACCAGCGTGGTTTCTCTGCCTCCCAGTGTCCTTCCCTGCCATTGGGACATTGCAGAGGAGGGGCCTTGGCGTTCTGGGTGTGCTTCCGCGGGTGGCCCTGCCAGCCAGCCCTGCATAGCATCAACGCGTCGCCCCCAGGTGGGGCACCTCTGGGTCCTGGAGTGACTGGGCTGTCATCTGCTCTCAGGTGTCTTGGCCGGGCATGACAACCGCGTCAGCTGCCTGGGGGTGACTGACGATGGGATGGCCGTGGCGACAGGGTCCTGGGACAGCTTCCTCAAGATCTGGAACTAACGTCGACAGGTAATGCAGCAGCCAAGGTGCCCTCCCTGCATGcacgtatgtgtatgtatttcacACGGCACATAGGATGTCACCGTTGCTAGATTAATTCGATGTAGAGCTGATCTGGAACTGTGCTCAGGTGAGCGTTACATCCACCTGAGGTGACGTGTCCTTAGGGCAGACGGGCGGGACGGTGGGGAGAGCAGGAGCAGTGAGTGTGGGTGTTCTCTGTTTGTATTGCTTTAAACTCTGTTTAAAACAGCAGGTGGACGTCGTGGCGACTGGAAGACCATTCCAACCTTGAAGCGTTACAGTGATAGCATTTCCTCTCCACCCCTACTAACGTGGACGCCCTGCACCCCCTCAGAACTTCAAAAGGGCAAGGCCTTTTCCTTCACTTattgctgaaaccaagagcacaattCCCATTAAGAGAACCTCTGTGCTGTAAACTGAGACAAAATTGTGCATTCCTTCCGGGACCAtcgtctttgttcttttttgtctggaatgaatttaaaaggaaataccaTAATAAACATGTTAACCAGAAGGTAAACTTGAGTGTAATTGTGAGACAGACACACCTTTTCACTAGttcatttgaatttcaggtcAGTGACCCTATTTTGTGCTGTTCACGCAAAACAAGTGGAGGATTTTATCTCGTAACTGGTTCTAAATTTCAGGTTGTGTTTGTAACAGGATTTTGCAAACATTcatatttccttcttaaaatatattcctttacGTTCAGTAGTTCAACAGAGGAAGAGGgtctggtgcagcctctctgaaATTGTTAATGACGTAAACTGAGTccctcagttttttattttttgtcctgtGTCACGTAATTGTTACGCACAAACACGGCCTAGAAAGGAAGACAGACGCTAATCAGGAAAGGAAGCAAGCACACGCCGTGGATGGTCTTGAACGCGTGATGAAGTCTACTCCAGTTAGGCACCTGTTCCTCCCCGCCCATCCTCCCTGCCTTCTCAGTTCAGTTCTTAATCTCACAGCGGGTTTCCTTGTGAAGTTGGAGGGAAGGAAGTCCATGATAATAGCCTAACGCTACcctgtgccccgcccccagccgtCAGGAACCTCTGTTTTCAAGAGAGGCGCCCGTCCCGTGCTTGGATAGTCAGTCAATTATTTGTGTATGAAACCATGTACAAAtcaatgttttgaaaataatgatCTCAAACTTtctaagttaaattttaaaaaatttgatcgTTTGCCATATTGGGTGGGTTTACTCTTAGAATCGCATGCTGTAGAAATGCTCAAAAGTGCATCCAGGACTCAGTCCTtagatgttctttttcttttaagaaataaccTCTTTCAAGTTGTAACCATCGCGGCTCTGTCCACTTCTTGCTGCCATTCTGTGCACCGGAAGCAGTACAGCGAGCAGCCCCTCGCGCTTGGGTGGCAGGATGAGTCactgtttgctttctttctttaaaaaaaaaaaaaaaaaaaaaaagccctgttgCAAAGGATTGCCGTTGGactcgggggcggggggagcagggggTAGAGACCCGGCCTTCCTCTGCCAACTCCTCTTGGCCTGTCTCTGCCGTGGGACCAGCCTTCTGCATCTGAGGCGGGTCGTCGTGTAACACCCACGCCTCCCCGGTCCCGCTGGAGGCCGGGGGACAGCGGCGCCGTGGGCTGCCTCCCTGCACCCGAGCCCGCTCCACAGCAGCAGCCGGGGCTTCTCTCCGTCCTGTTTCCGCAGCATCCTGTACAGAACTGCGCTGTGCCGTGCAGTAGGCCAGGGGCTGGCAGGGAGAAGAAACACgagccctccttccctcccatccaCACCTCTGTAGGAGCTCTCTGCACCCCGTGCCCtcactgtatttaattttaaagtcagTGTATTGCAAGGAGGCTGGATGCGAGATAGATACTATATTAAACTGTACTGTTATTTAAGATGTAATAAAGCGGTTTGACATGAGGGATTTGGGTGTGGCTGCTTATTTGCCAGGCTGTTTGGGCTCGTGACACAGCCGTCTTCCCCTGGCCGCCCTACTCGGTGACGTTGGCTGGATGTGGTCGTGTGGGCAGTGGCATGGCTGCCTGCTTTTCTGCCATGCCTTTTGTCCCCATCGCCAAGAGTCCCTGAAAGGAGGGTCGGGTCCTCGGCCGGCCCCACGCAGTAGCAGCGCCCCAGCAGTTCTGCCACCGTCGGGGCCCAgccgcccttcccccacctctcaggCCACTGCCCAGCGCGCGAGGAGCGTCCCCAGGCGCCGTCCTGCCAGTGTGTCTCATCTTCGGGGCCTGAGGCCcttacctcctcctccctctgtaaGATCTAGGACGTTACTCCAGACACATGCTTTCCTTCTGACTGAGGTTTTTATCTCCATCTGGATAAAAAGAGTGGCATCTTGTAAGAAAAACTGAATATCTCCCCCAAAGTGTGAGAAACCACTCGGAACGGGCATACCCCTGAAGGACCTCCACCAGGGCCCCGTCCCTTCCTCATTCTACAAGGTTATAAAAGGTGACTTGGTACTTTTCTTGGGTTAAATGCTGGTACTTTTTCATAAATAAGTGAAGACTGCTCTCCATGGGAAGTACTCCCGCCTGAGGCTCTCTTCTCCAATTACCAGCAAGACagagcagcgggggggggggggggggggggtgcatttcTCCCGGGCGTTTGCCAGGACCAGGGGTGCCGTCTCGCCAGGGACTGGCAGCCTGAATGCTAGGTTTGCCTGGCTTCAACCTCCTCCCCCACTGCTCCCTGAAAGACCCTGCCGGCTGTCTTACAAAATGCCAGGGAGCATCTGAGGTGCTCCTGGGGCTGATGACCCCATCAGCAGAAAGCAGGTGGTTATCCTGCACAGAGGTACACCCTGGGATGGGGTACAATGGAACCTCAGCAAGGACTGGTAGCCCACAGATGCCCACGTGTTCCCTCTGTCCTTCAGTGCCCCAGCCTGGCACCCGGCATGTCCCCTGCTCCCTGACCTGCCCCTGCATGGTGCAGCTAGCTCTCAGATCACTGTCCCACTTTCTCAGCAAAGCAGCCACTGGAAACAGGTACCAGTAGGGGCATCTAGAAAGTGGCCAGCTCGCTGTGCAGAAATGAAGGGACACCTGCACAACCAGGGTGGACTGTGTTCGTTTTCAACCTTCAGGCACAAAACTCAAGCTTGCACGGACCGAGCAGGACCCTTTAGCACTTAACCTCTGCTGCCTGGACAGCCCTCGGAAAGTGACTTCTCGCTCTTTGCCATGCATCCCCTTCCAGGGTGCTGGCCgtgctccctccccttcctccagtcTCCCCTGAGACTTCCACCCCTCCTGTCCTAGTCATGGCCCTGCCCTTGTGGGCACCTGTTGCAAGTGTGCTGTCCAAGCTCCACTCGGAGCCCTTGGGAGGCCGGACTGAGCTGGGGCCTCTCGGTGACTTCTAGGGTTCTGTCCCCACCATGCCCAGTGTTGTGTCCCAGATGGATACTGGGGGCTTCTGCCACCCCCCACGGTGCCTGATCCTCAACGTGGCCCCACAAGCCCCGCGGGCTGCCCTGAGGGGTGTGCTGTCCAGGCAGGGGCCCTCCTCTTCCTAGTGCTCcgtctcccccagccccccactcctGGAGTCCAGTCAAAGCCTTCCTGGAGCTAGGGCCACACTCTGCCCCTCATGTCCTCGCTGCAGGTTACTCGGCCGGTGCCCCAGATTCCCTGAGTAAAAACCTCAGACAACAAAAGCACCTGTTTCCTAGAGGCCTTGTGAGAATTCATCAAGCCCCTTTGTGCAAATGCCAGACCCCACCCACCGCAAGCTGGCactacctctgcccctctgcagctcCTCCTAGCTGGTGGGGGCTGAGGGGGCTGTCCCTCTGCTAACCACCCTGGTGAGAAGTTCACGGTCTACTCCAAGGCCTTGTCCCCTGCTGGACCGTGTGCCTGGCACCTAGCAGGCCTGCAGGAAGAAGGGCTTCCTTCCACACTTGGTCACCCAAAACCACTCCCACCAGGAGGGAGCCAAGTTGGCAATTCCAGACACTGGCCCCTGGAGAGGAATAGGTAAGGAGGGGCTGGACTTGCCCTGTGCGCGCTGGCTagaggcctggggctgggggtatGGACAAGATGACTTCTGAATAGCCCAAGACACCCGCCTCCACAGGGAGCCTTGGTC
The sequence above is drawn from the Neofelis nebulosa isolate mNeoNeb1 chromosome 2, mNeoNeb1.pri, whole genome shotgun sequence genome and encodes:
- the GNB1 gene encoding guanine nucleotide-binding protein G(I)/G(S)/G(T) subunit beta-1 gives rise to the protein MSELDQLRQEAEQLKNQIRDARKACADATLSQITNNIDPVGRIQMRTRRTLRGHLAKIYAMHWGTDSRLLVSASQDGKLIIWDSYTTNKVHAIPLRSSWVMTCAYAPSGNYVACGGLDNICSIYNLKTREGNVRVSRELAGHTGYLSCCRFLDDNQIVTSSGDTTCALWDIETGQQTTTFTGHTGDVMSLSLAPDTRLFVSGACDASAKLWDVREGMCRQTFTGHESDINAICFFPNGNAFATGSDDATCRLFDLRADQELMTYSHDNIICGITSVSFSKSGRLLLAGYDDFNCNVWDALKADRAGVLAGHDNRVSCLGVTDDGMAVATGSWDSFLKIWN